The Gemella haemolysans genome includes a region encoding these proteins:
- the selA gene encoding L-seryl-tRNA(Sec) selenium transferase, with protein sequence MSKQLLSQIPAINKILLIDEVKSLINEYSEVAVKSAIKEYIDRIKQEILNEELFEVPSLEKIVVEVTQIVKKEDRNSLRRVINATGTILHTNLGRSLLSQKIKENIESVAFNYSNLEFDIDNKKRGSRYVHLIDIIKKLTGAEDVLVVNNNAAAVLLTLNTLVKDKEIVVSRGELVEIGGAFRIPEIIKLSGGTPIEVGTTNKTHLKDYENVINDNTGALLKVHTSNYKIVGFTKEVSNEEISYLARENELVSINDLGSGQFVDFSKYGLPYEPTVKEVLDSGIDIVTFSGDKLLGGPQAGIIVGKKEYIEKMKKNQLTRTLRVDKMTLAALEATLKLYLDEKEALEHIPTLHMISLSKERLFGKADVLKTRLSDLDFKITIAEDKAEVGGGSYPASYLESVVVKLEHPRLSATELERRLLEVEIPIITRIKDNELIFDMRTLRTREFDLVKQALIEVAK encoded by the coding sequence ATGTCAAAACAATTATTATCACAAATTCCCGCAATAAATAAGATTTTATTAATAGATGAAGTAAAATCATTGATAAATGAGTATTCAGAAGTAGCGGTGAAATCAGCGATAAAAGAATATATTGATAGAATTAAACAAGAAATACTAAATGAAGAATTATTCGAAGTTCCAAGTTTAGAGAAAATTGTAGTAGAAGTTACACAAATAGTAAAAAAAGAAGATAGAAATTCTTTACGCCGAGTTATAAATGCAACTGGGACAATTTTACACACAAACTTAGGGCGTAGTTTATTAAGTCAGAAGATTAAAGAAAATATTGAGAGTGTAGCATTTAACTATTCTAATCTTGAGTTTGATATCGATAATAAAAAACGTGGAAGTCGTTATGTTCACCTTATTGATATTATCAAAAAATTAACAGGTGCAGAAGATGTACTTGTAGTTAACAACAACGCTGCTGCAGTATTATTAACATTAAATACGCTAGTTAAAGACAAGGAAATAGTAGTTTCTCGTGGAGAGCTGGTAGAAATTGGTGGAGCATTCAGAATTCCTGAAATTATAAAACTAAGTGGTGGAACACCTATCGAAGTAGGGACTACGAACAAAACACACTTGAAAGACTATGAGAATGTTATTAATGACAATACAGGAGCATTGTTAAAAGTTCATACTAGTAACTATAAGATTGTAGGATTTACTAAAGAAGTATCTAATGAAGAGATATCTTACCTTGCTCGTGAGAACGAACTAGTGTCTATAAACGACTTAGGAAGCGGGCAGTTCGTAGACTTTTCTAAATATGGATTACCATACGAGCCAACTGTAAAAGAAGTGCTTGATAGTGGTATTGATATAGTGACTTTCAGCGGTGATAAACTGCTAGGAGGACCACAAGCAGGTATTATCGTTGGTAAAAAAGAATATATAGAAAAAATGAAAAAGAATCAGCTTACTCGTACGTTACGTGTAGATAAGATGACTTTAGCTGCATTAGAAGCTACATTAAAACTATACTTAGACGAGAAAGAAGCGTTAGAACACATTCCTACATTACACATGATTTCATTATCAAAAGAGCGTTTATTTGGTAAAGCAGACGTCCTAAAAACAAGACTTAGTGACTTAGACTTCAAGATTACAATAGCTGAAGATAAGGCAGAAGTCGGTGGAGGAAGCTACCCAGCAAGTTACTTAGAAAGTGTTGTGGTAAAATTAGAACATCCAAGACTAAGTGCTACAGAATTAGAAAGACGACTTTTAGAAGTAGAAATACCTATTATTACACGAATTAAAGATAATGAATTAATTTTTGATATGAGAACTCTTCGTACTAGAGAATTTGATTTAGTCAAACAAGCTTTAATAGAAGTCGCGAAGTAA
- a CDS encoding aminotransferase class V-fold PLP-dependent enzyme: MSYYFDYGATSLKKPKEVADKVYEVLSSAKYANASRGSYYEANNAFREVFEARNDIAKFFGLKDEDRVVFTSNSTESLNIAILGLLEKDDHVITTSMEHNSVLRPVYLAHETIGCDYTIVRAGKTGLIDYEELEKAIKPNTKMIAITHGSNVTGNIVDLEKVAAICKKHNLISVVDASQTAGVVPINIDELGIDVLCFTGHKSLYGPQGIGGLCVRLKEPEIKRFKVGGSGVRTFDEKHPGEYPLRLEAGTLNTAGILGLHEGIKYINRQGIENLYKKQMDFANKFYNELKDLDCLEFYGDFAKERTAVVSLNFKGISASDVADVLAEEYDIAVRPGAHCAPLMHEALGTKEQGIVRFSFSSMNTEEEVDYAINAIKTLAKEI; the protein is encoded by the coding sequence ATGAGTTATTATTTCGACTACGGTGCAACATCGCTTAAAAAGCCGAAAGAAGTTGCGGACAAAGTCTACGAAGTGCTATCATCGGCGAAATATGCAAATGCATCAAGAGGTAGTTATTATGAAGCGAATAACGCTTTTCGTGAAGTGTTTGAAGCAAGAAATGATATTGCAAAATTTTTCGGTTTAAAAGATGAAGATAGAGTAGTATTTACGAGTAATTCTACAGAAAGTCTAAATATAGCAATATTAGGATTATTAGAAAAAGACGATCATGTAATTACGACTTCAATGGAACATAATTCAGTATTAAGACCAGTTTATTTAGCTCATGAAACAATTGGATGTGATTATACGATTGTTAGAGCTGGAAAAACAGGATTAATCGACTATGAGGAGTTAGAAAAAGCTATCAAACCTAATACAAAAATGATCGCTATCACTCATGGTTCGAATGTTACAGGAAATATAGTAGACTTGGAAAAAGTTGCTGCTATCTGTAAAAAACATAATCTTATTTCAGTTGTTGATGCTTCGCAAACTGCTGGAGTAGTTCCTATTAATATAGATGAACTAGGAATAGATGTCCTATGTTTTACTGGACACAAAAGTTTATACGGACCACAAGGTATTGGGGGTCTATGTGTAAGACTTAAAGAACCTGAAATTAAGAGATTTAAAGTTGGCGGAAGTGGAGTTAGAACTTTTGATGAGAAGCATCCAGGAGAATATCCACTGCGCTTAGAAGCAGGTACGCTTAACACAGCAGGAATCTTAGGATTACATGAGGGAATAAAATATATAAATAGACAAGGAATAGAAAATCTTTATAAAAAACAAATGGACTTTGCGAACAAATTCTATAACGAATTAAAAGACTTAGACTGTTTAGAGTTTTATGGAGATTTTGCAAAAGAACGTACAGCAGTAGTTTCATTGAATTTTAAAGGTATTTCAGCTTCGGATGTTGCAGACGTACTTGCTGAAGAATATGATATTGCTGTTAGACCTGGAGCACACTGCGCACCTCTAATGCATGAGGCACTAGGGACAAAAGAACAAGGTATAGTGAGATTCTCTTTTTCTAGTATGAATACTGAAGAAGAAGTAGACTATGCTATTAATGCTATAAAAACATTAGCAAAAGAAATTTAG
- a CDS encoding GNAT family N-acetyltransferase — MFREINIEDAREVAEICKAALGYDVDVENVEKQIVKLTNDKKQHIIIGYEDENTRKIIGFVHAQMYESFYSDLGLNILGLAVNPDFQGRGIGRELMSKLENYNVDNNISFIRLNSALKREEAHKFYEHIGYTCDKVQKRFIKVLK; from the coding sequence ATGTTTAGGGAAATAAATATAGAAGATGCACGAGAAGTAGCAGAAATTTGTAAAGCAGCATTAGGTTACGATGTAGATGTTGAAAATGTAGAAAAACAAATAGTGAAGTTAACTAATGACAAGAAACAACATATTATTATCGGTTATGAAGATGAAAACACAAGGAAGATTATAGGATTTGTTCATGCTCAAATGTATGAAAGTTTCTATAGTGATCTAGGATTAAATATTTTAGGACTTGCTGTTAATCCTGATTTTCAAGGAAGGGGAATAGGTAGAGAACTTATGAGTAAGTTAGAAAACTATAATGTAGATAATAATATTAGCTTTATTAGGTTAAATTCTGCATTGAAACGTGAAGAAGCACATAAATTCTATGAACATATCGGGTATACCTGTGATAAAGTTCAGAAAAGATTTATAAAAGTATTAAAATAA
- the selB gene encoding selenocysteine-specific translation elongation factor: protein MNNNVIIGTAGHIDHGKTTLIKALSGIETDTTQEEKDRGMSINLGFAYFDLPSGKRCGVVDVPGHEKFIKNMLAGVSGINLVLLLVDSREGIMPQTKEHIDILTLLGIENYIIVMTKIDLVEEEYRELVKEDIREFIAGTVLENSPIIEVDSISKKGLDKLLETIDKKTEDIEAKNIEKNARLNVDRSFQVKGFGTVVTGTLTEGVVNVGDELVIYPKGIKTKVRNIQVHAKDVERAYAGQRTAINLANIKFDDVKRGDTLATADSLTKTYMLDSEIKLINDERDNLELWDRVRVYIGTEEVMARVVPLGTDLLKAGESSFAQLRLEDEIAVKNYDKFIIRTYSPMITIGGGVILDASPKKHSRFNEEILEKLKVQLEGNTSDLIANYILSHNNYLVSKDSIVKDLQLPEEEVVESIAQLVETATVYETKLGYIHKKKYEEVLEKLKKLLVEYHNRFKLKVGIPKIEVLSKFKLSQKETLEMLDLFIENNEIRLEGNLVAEKDFVVNYDKKQLAEKERIEKALLEGGFTPPTIKDLTNGEKPKVEILESLIDNTIVRLDADLVLHADVLKEAIQKVEEHFSVNEQMGLAEFRDMTGSSRKYSMAILEYIDKLGITRRVENYRVLAKK, encoded by the coding sequence ATGAACAACAATGTAATTATTGGTACTGCAGGGCATATAGATCACGGGAAAACAACCCTGATAAAAGCTCTAAGTGGTATTGAAACAGATACTACTCAAGAAGAAAAAGACAGAGGAATGTCGATAAATCTTGGATTTGCTTATTTTGATCTACCAAGTGGAAAAAGATGTGGTGTAGTTGATGTTCCAGGACATGAAAAATTTATAAAAAATATGTTAGCTGGAGTTAGTGGAATAAACTTAGTATTATTACTAGTTGACTCAAGAGAAGGTATAATGCCTCAGACAAAAGAGCATATTGATATATTAACGTTACTAGGAATTGAGAACTACATTATCGTAATGACGAAAATAGACTTAGTTGAAGAAGAATATCGTGAACTTGTTAAAGAAGATATCCGAGAATTCATCGCTGGAACAGTTCTTGAGAACTCTCCAATTATAGAAGTAGACTCAATTAGTAAAAAAGGATTAGATAAACTTTTAGAAACGATTGATAAGAAAACAGAAGATATCGAAGCGAAAAATATTGAGAAAAATGCTAGACTTAATGTTGACCGTTCATTCCAGGTAAAAGGATTCGGAACTGTTGTTACAGGAACTCTTACAGAAGGTGTAGTAAATGTAGGTGATGAACTAGTTATTTATCCAAAAGGAATAAAAACAAAAGTAAGAAATATACAAGTTCACGCAAAAGATGTAGAAAGAGCCTACGCAGGTCAAAGAACCGCGATAAACTTAGCGAATATCAAGTTTGATGATGTAAAACGTGGAGACACTTTAGCGACTGCAGATTCATTAACAAAAACTTATATGCTAGATAGTGAGATTAAATTAATCAATGATGAGAGAGATAATCTTGAATTATGGGATAGAGTACGTGTATACATAGGTACTGAAGAAGTCATGGCAAGGGTTGTACCACTTGGAACAGACTTATTAAAGGCAGGAGAGAGTAGTTTTGCTCAACTTAGACTTGAAGATGAAATAGCGGTTAAAAATTATGATAAATTCATCATTCGTACTTATTCACCAATGATTACAATAGGTGGAGGGGTAATTCTTGATGCTAGTCCGAAAAAACATAGTAGATTTAATGAAGAAATTCTTGAAAAACTTAAAGTGCAACTTGAAGGGAATACATCAGATTTAATAGCTAACTACATACTATCTCACAATAACTATTTAGTTTCTAAAGACAGTATCGTAAAAGATTTACAACTCCCAGAAGAAGAGGTAGTAGAGTCAATAGCACAATTAGTAGAAACAGCTACAGTTTATGAGACTAAATTAGGATATATTCATAAGAAAAAATATGAAGAAGTATTAGAAAAACTGAAAAAATTATTAGTAGAATATCACAATAGATTCAAATTGAAAGTGGGTATTCCTAAAATTGAGGTGCTTTCTAAGTTTAAACTTTCTCAAAAAGAAACATTAGAGATGCTTGATCTATTTATAGAAAACAACGAAATTCGATTAGAAGGTAACTTAGTAGCTGAAAAAGATTTCGTAGTTAATTACGATAAGAAACAATTGGCTGAAAAAGAAAGAATAGAGAAGGCTTTACTAGAAGGAGGATTCACACCACCGACTATTAAAGATTTAACTAACGGAGAAAAACCGAAAGTTGAAATATTAGAATCTCTAATAGATAATACGATAGTCAGACTAGATGCAGATTTAGTATTACATGCAGATGTATTAAAAGAAGCTATTCAAAAAGTAGAAGAACACTTTAGTGTGAATGAACAAATGGGATTAGCCGAATTTAGAGATATGACAGGTTCTAGTAGAAAATATTCTATGGCTATTCTAGAATATATCGATAAGCTAGGAATAACTAGACGTGTAGAAAACTATAGAGTATTAGCGAAAAAATAA
- the yedF gene encoding sulfurtransferase-like selenium metabolism protein YedF, with product MKKEILDAQGLACPMPVIQTKKLLLENDVVETIVDNFIATQNLEKMATQLGFNFSVKEEAKDKYIVTISKGEASEGVVVDTLCDKCVVPVTQATRALEEDTKVTLLVKTEDSVESLRKFADKNSYEFKVSDIEGGFKVEITREETPQLEALPVVKDDSYIVVINKDQMGHGSEELGKRLIKAYLYALGEQEVLPKKIIFYNNGGILVDKTRSHVLEELKTLEEGGVEIVCCGACIDYHKIDLAVGNPTNMYFIVEDMRKANKVIQP from the coding sequence ATGAAAAAAGAAATTTTAGATGCACAGGGCTTAGCTTGTCCGATGCCAGTTATTCAAACAAAAAAATTATTACTAGAAAATGATGTAGTAGAAACAATCGTAGACAATTTTATAGCTACTCAAAACTTAGAAAAAATGGCTACACAATTAGGGTTCAATTTCTCGGTGAAAGAAGAAGCAAAAGATAAATATATCGTTACTATTTCTAAGGGAGAAGCGAGCGAAGGTGTAGTAGTGGATACATTATGTGATAAATGTGTTGTTCCTGTGACTCAAGCTACACGTGCACTAGAAGAAGATACGAAAGTAACTTTATTAGTAAAAACTGAAGACAGTGTAGAAAGTCTTAGAAAATTTGCTGATAAAAATAGTTATGAGTTTAAAGTTTCTGATATTGAAGGTGGCTTCAAAGTTGAAATTACAAGAGAAGAAACTCCGCAATTAGAAGCTTTACCAGTAGTTAAAGATGACAGCTATATCGTTGTGATTAACAAAGATCAAATGGGACACGGTAGTGAAGAACTAGGTAAAAGATTAATTAAAGCATATCTTTATGCTTTAGGTGAACAAGAAGTTCTTCCTAAAAAAATTATTTTCTACAATAATGGTGGAATTTTAGTAGATAAAACTCGAAGTCACGTACTAGAAGAGCTAAAAACACTAGAAGAGGGTGGAGTAGAGATAGTTTGCTGTGGAGCATGTATCGATTATCACAAAATTGATTTAGCAGTTGGGAATCCAACGAATATGTACTTCATCGTAGAAGACATGAGAAAAGCTAACAAAGTAATTCAACCGTAG
- a CDS encoding AIPR family protein, with amino-acid sequence MEQRKEKILSLCQDLNLAEGKQTEEYLFTLEMVNLFYYKGNIGKIDIKTGFTDGTGDGGIDFIYTDDEVMYLIQGKSSENLTIEDISNVFYKIKNTVENFENESYAQYSKKLKSIYKNAYDGLDNDKNIEFVLFTNTKLNESILKKIDELKNKKEFSSFDITIYDKEDINRHEVISYSDRDLVEEDAIKIFLNNGNKNDMLAYGENGIIVNVKATSIKSLYEKHSENGLFSYNLREHVADKSVDEGIEQTIKNDKDNFWFYNNGITIGCEDFRKDGDKIKLYNFSIINGAQTTTKLGKSKLIDGKHDFSLVCKIVKSDLISEETKNFISKISEASNSQKPIKLRDLKSNDLQQLKLERGAASNKYPLAIEIKRGVKAKNYNKVREKWQRVTNEYIGQLILSCILQKPGLARNSKNTIFSSKKLYTQVFVRDHDFDTLYDLVRLGNIYTEYSNREIKEMNDLDTIGIMRNGKLTILAIVCYLIKKQKREVIDYTSEEVYKDNLTGLLFTDYPKDDLILKLEDLFSFIIEKLQKIYEIKKGSEKITSYSNFFKNEKMYEIIIREFDDNYLKNIEKKMLRELLYVFTEKKINEY; translated from the coding sequence ATGGAACAAAGAAAGGAAAAAATATTAAGTTTGTGTCAAGACTTGAATTTGGCGGAAGGGAAACAAACAGAGGAGTATTTATTCACTTTAGAAATGGTGAATTTATTCTATTATAAAGGTAATATAGGAAAAATTGACATAAAAACAGGTTTTACTGATGGAACTGGAGATGGTGGTATTGACTTTATTTATACAGATGATGAAGTTATGTATTTGATTCAAGGGAAGTCATCAGAGAATTTAACTATAGAAGATATTAGTAATGTTTTTTATAAAATAAAAAATACAGTTGAAAATTTTGAAAATGAAAGTTATGCCCAGTATTCAAAAAAATTAAAATCTATTTATAAAAATGCATATGATGGTCTTGATAATGATAAAAATATTGAATTTGTTTTATTTACTAATACAAAATTAAATGAGAGCATTCTTAAAAAAATAGATGAATTAAAAAATAAAAAAGAATTTTCATCTTTTGATATTACAATTTATGATAAAGAGGATATTAATAGACATGAGGTAATATCTTATTCAGATAGGGACTTAGTTGAAGAGGATGCTATAAAGATATTTTTGAATAATGGTAATAAAAATGATATGTTAGCATATGGTGAGAATGGAATAATAGTAAATGTAAAAGCAACATCTATAAAATCGTTATATGAAAAGCATTCAGAAAATGGATTGTTTAGTTATAATCTAAGGGAGCATGTAGCTGATAAAAGTGTAGATGAAGGAATAGAACAAACAATAAAAAATGATAAAGATAATTTTTGGTTCTATAATAATGGAATCACAATAGGATGTGAAGATTTTCGAAAAGATGGTGATAAAATAAAATTATACAATTTTTCTATTATAAATGGTGCGCAAACAACTACTAAACTGGGGAAAAGTAAATTAATAGACGGGAAACATGACTTTTCTTTAGTTTGTAAAATTGTGAAATCAGATTTGATCAGTGAAGAGACTAAAAATTTTATAAGTAAAATTTCAGAGGCGTCAAATTCTCAAAAGCCTATAAAATTGCGCGATTTAAAATCTAACGATTTACAACAATTAAAGTTGGAACGTGGTGCAGCAAGTAATAAATATCCGTTAGCAATAGAAATAAAGCGAGGAGTAAAAGCTAAGAATTATAATAAAGTAAGAGAAAAATGGCAACGTGTAACCAACGAATATATAGGACAATTGATATTATCTTGTATTCTTCAAAAACCTGGCTTAGCAAGAAATAGTAAAAATACAATTTTTTCATCAAAAAAACTATATACACAAGTGTTTGTAAGAGATCATGATTTTGATACTTTATACGATTTAGTAAGATTAGGTAATATTTATACTGAATACTCAAATAGAGAGATTAAAGAAATGAATGATCTTGATACTATAGGTATAATGAGGAATGGTAAGTTGACAATACTAGCTATAGTTTGTTACTTAATAAAAAAACAAAAAAGAGAAGTAATCGATTATACTAGTGAAGAGGTATATAAAGATAATTTAACAGGGCTATTATTTACGGATTATCCCAAAGATGATTTAATTTTGAAATTAGAAGATTTATTTAGCTTTATTATTGAAAAATTACAAAAAATTTATGAAATAAAGAAAGGATCAGAAAAAATCACTTCATATTCAAACTTCTTTAAAAATGAAAAAATGTATGAAATAATAATTCGTGAATTCGATGATAATTATTTAAAGAATATTGAGAAAAAGATGTTAAGAGAGTTATTGTATGTTTTTACTGAGAAAAAAATAAATGAATACTAA
- the fni gene encoding type 2 isopentenyl-diphosphate Delta-isomerase: protein MRKKDHIRLALADKTKVTSLDSYAIDYNSIPLFGLDDVDTSTSVCGDRWEYPFFINAITAGGEDCNKINQDFMEVSKKCGINFFPGSYSPALKSKEDEEAYPKGYSVNLGLDKDPQLVLEAIEKSQAKYIQLHTNPLQEIVMPEGDHNFESWYANLKEVSSKSPIPVILKETGFGMNEATIKLAIDLNIPAVDISGMGGTNFARIENGRRTDKSTYLEAIGYTTAESLEIAYSYKDKIDIIASGGIRNPLDVVKCLALGAKAVGVSKIFLEILVNEGKAALIQEIEKWKKEVKFLMILMNARNIAELDKKIRKVEF, encoded by the coding sequence ATGAGAAAAAAAGATCATATTAGATTAGCGCTTGCTGATAAAACAAAAGTAACTAGCTTGGACTCATACGCAATTGATTACAACAGTATTCCACTTTTTGGATTAGATGATGTGGACACTTCGACATCAGTTTGTGGAGATCGTTGGGAATATCCATTCTTCATCAATGCTATAACTGCTGGTGGAGAAGATTGTAACAAAATTAATCAAGATTTTATGGAAGTTAGTAAAAAATGTGGAATTAATTTTTTCCCAGGATCATATTCTCCAGCTCTTAAGAGTAAAGAAGACGAAGAAGCTTATCCTAAAGGTTATTCGGTAAACTTAGGTTTAGATAAAGATCCACAACTTGTTTTAGAAGCAATTGAAAAATCACAAGCAAAATACATTCAACTTCATACTAATCCTCTTCAAGAAATCGTTATGCCAGAAGGTGATCATAACTTCGAAAGTTGGTACGCTAACCTAAAAGAAGTCAGCTCTAAATCTCCTATTCCTGTAATCTTAAAAGAAACAGGTTTTGGTATGAACGAAGCGACTATCAAACTAGCTATCGATTTAAATATACCAGCCGTTGATATCAGTGGTATGGGTGGAACAAACTTCGCAAGAATCGAAAATGGTCGAAGAACTGATAAATCAACTTACCTTGAAGCAATTGGCTACACTACTGCAGAAAGCTTAGAAATCGCCTACTCTTATAAAGATAAAATCGATATTATCGCAAGTGGAGGTATTCGTAATCCACTAGACGTTGTAAAATGTCTAGCATTAGGAGCTAAAGCGGTTGGTGTTTCTAAAATTTTCTTAGAAATTCTTGTAAATGAAGGAAAAGCTGCTCTTATTCAAGAAATTGAAAAATGGAAAAAAGAAGTTAAGTTCTTAATGATATTAATGAACGCTAGAAATATAGCTGAATTAGATAAAAAAATAAGAAAAGTAGAATTTTAA
- the rpsU gene encoding 30S ribosomal protein S21: protein MSKTVVRKNESLEDALRRFKRAVSKNGTIQEVRKREFYEKPSVRRKKKSEAARKRKY, encoded by the coding sequence ATGTCAAAAACTGTAGTTCGTAAAAATGAATCACTAGAAGATGCACTACGTCGTTTCAAACGTGCTGTTTCTAAAAACGGAACTATCCAAGAAGTTCGTAAACGTGAGTTTTATGAAAAACCAAGCGTTCGTCGTAAGAAAAAATCTGAAGCGGCTAGAAAACGTAAATATTAA
- a CDS encoding DUF3343 domain-containing protein, translating to MVEEGLVVFNSTHDSIKADNICLEREMGASLIPTHPSIGVGCGFMLKTAWDNFDNVVKMLENEKIEYRGLYYSRKAGIRRIITELKDYKLK from the coding sequence ATGGTAGAAGAAGGATTAGTAGTTTTTAATAGTACACACGATTCAATAAAGGCGGATAATATTTGTCTAGAAAGAGAAATGGGAGCGTCACTTATTCCAACACATCCATCTATAGGTGTAGGTTGTGGATTTATGCTAAAAACAGCTTGGGATAATTTCGATAATGTTGTAAAAATGTTAGAAAATGAAAAAATCGAATATCGTGGTTTGTATTATTCTAGAAAAGCTGGAATCAGAAGAATAATAACAGAATTAAAAGATTATAAATTAAAATAA
- a CDS encoding class I SAM-dependent methyltransferase, with protein MSDLEKLFFKIDKQVEENKGGGLYFDSLVNYLTLENDEDYFDIVDNFSKEDIKKAYQFLLLKALKELNNPSYDITPEVITMYASHILECLYNNEKISVADFASGSGNFLINLAALSKGDYELTSVDVDNNYARLQQNIFNLLETNVEIINQDALKPLNIKKQDVIISDVPFGYYADEDNSLNYKLCSAEGYSLNALLFIEQAANYLNDSGVGVLVVPKKVLELEDNFKKFLEEDINLNAVITLPDEMFKNASQQKAIILITKKGQTKLPNQVFLAQVPSHKNKEGYANFIEEFKNWLSEK; from the coding sequence ATGTCAGATTTAGAAAAATTATTTTTTAAGATAGATAAACAGGTAGAAGAGAATAAAGGTGGAGGGTTGTATTTTGACTCTTTAGTGAATTACTTAACTTTGGAGAATGATGAAGATTATTTTGATATTGTCGACAATTTCTCTAAAGAGGATATTAAAAAAGCTTATCAGTTTTTACTTTTAAAAGCTCTTAAAGAGTTGAATAATCCTAGTTACGATATTACACCAGAAGTTATTACTATGTATGCATCTCACATTTTAGAGTGTTTATACAATAACGAGAAGATTTCTGTAGCTGATTTTGCTAGTGGAAGTGGGAACTTCTTAATCAACTTAGCTGCCTTATCAAAAGGTGACTATGAGTTAACTTCTGTAGATGTTGATAATAACTATGCTAGATTACAACAAAATATTTTCAATTTATTAGAAACTAATGTTGAGATCATTAATCAAGATGCGCTTAAGCCTTTAAATATTAAAAAGCAAGATGTCATTATCAGTGATGTGCCTTTTGGATATTATGCTGATGAGGATAACAGTTTAAACTATAAACTTTGCAGTGCTGAAGGATATAGCTTGAATGCCTTACTATTCATTGAACAAGCGGCTAATTACTTAAATGATAGTGGTGTAGGGGTATTAGTAGTACCTAAGAAAGTTCTTGAGCTTGAAGATAATTTTAAGAAGTTCTTAGAAGAAGATATTAATTTAAATGCGGTAATTACTTTACCTGATGAGATGTTTAAAAATGCCTCACAACAAAAAGCTATTATTTTAATAACTAAAAAAGGTCAAACTAAATTGCCAAATCAAGTATTTTTAGCTCAAGTACCTAGTCATAAAAATAAAGAAGGTTATGCTAATTTTATTGAAGAATTTAAAAATTGGTTATCTGAAAAATAG